One Bdellovibrionota bacterium DNA window includes the following coding sequences:
- a CDS encoding ethylbenzene dehydrogenase-related protein yields the protein MKATLLISLLLFVPALASAADGKTLYEVKCGVCHGAKGDGLGDAAYLLFPKPRDFTRGVYKFRSTSSGSLPTDQDLDRTVTNGLPGSSMPAWPRLTPEEKQAIITYIKGFSPEFKNQAAPEVMNLGTAPAVTKQLISQGRAVYERMQCRVCHGADGKGLGTQSQNLKDDFGLPIRAADFTRGHLKGGQRLEDVYRTIITGINGTPMPSFTDVLKPKENWALSAFILSLSKPVPITPIAERQVKVTRVDRVAMAYPDPIWDKAPVTRVPLKPLWASGHFADNAAVRAIANGRGIAFLLEWASARKDDNFMSVDAFSDGSAIQFPLEPTKGEPIYTMGERNLPVNIWHWKAAWQRELGVQRKLADVYPYMATDMAFMGLESTTPYLTAVAAGNRFSWPTRRYPVEDLNATGFSTLTTQPVEAQNIEGLGTFSDGKWHVVFRRSLASKDSADAKFDKSGELAIAVWDGQEKDRNGKKSVSEWIEYRLE from the coding sequence ATGAAAGCGACTTTGCTTATCTCGCTGTTGCTGTTCGTCCCTGCCCTCGCTTCCGCCGCGGACGGAAAGACGCTTTACGAGGTGAAATGCGGCGTGTGCCACGGTGCAAAAGGCGACGGCCTTGGGGACGCCGCGTATCTGCTTTTCCCAAAACCGCGCGATTTCACGCGAGGCGTCTATAAATTCCGCTCGACGTCGAGCGGATCCCTTCCGACGGATCAGGACCTGGATCGGACAGTCACGAACGGCCTTCCGGGCTCATCCATGCCGGCTTGGCCCCGGCTGACCCCTGAAGAGAAACAGGCCATCATCACGTACATCAAAGGATTCTCACCCGAGTTCAAAAATCAGGCGGCGCCGGAAGTGATGAACCTCGGAACGGCTCCGGCGGTGACGAAACAACTGATCTCTCAAGGTCGGGCGGTATATGAGCGAATGCAGTGTCGGGTCTGCCACGGCGCAGACGGCAAAGGCCTCGGGACGCAATCTCAAAACCTAAAGGACGATTTCGGCCTGCCCATCCGCGCCGCGGACTTTACGCGCGGCCATTTGAAGGGGGGCCAGCGCCTGGAAGATGTTTATCGCACGATTATTACCGGCATCAACGGCACGCCAATGCCCTCTTTCACGGACGTGCTCAAGCCGAAAGAAAATTGGGCGCTCTCCGCTTTCATTCTTTCCCTCTCCAAGCCGGTGCCGATCACACCGATTGCCGAGCGACAGGTCAAGGTGACCCGGGTCGATCGCGTCGCGATGGCCTATCCGGATCCCATTTGGGATAAAGCTCCCGTCACCCGAGTCCCGCTCAAACCTCTTTGGGCGTCCGGACATTTCGCCGACAATGCCGCCGTTCGGGCCATTGCGAACGGAAGAGGAATCGCTTTCCTCTTGGAATGGGCGAGCGCGCGAAAAGACGACAACTTCATGAGCGTCGACGCGTTTTCAGACGGAAGCGCGATCCAGTTCCCCTTGGAACCGACGAAGGGCGAACCCATCTACACGATGGGCGAGCGAAATCTCCCGGTGAATATCTGGCACTGGAAAGCGGCCTGGCAGAGGGAACTCGGCGTGCAGAGGAAGCTCGCGGATGTCTATCCGTACATGGCGACCGATATGGCCTTTATGGGGTTAGAGTCGACAACGCCTTATCTCACGGCGGTCGCCGCCGGGAACCGTTTTTCGTGGCCGACCCGCAGATATCCGGTCGAAGACTTGAACGCCACCGGCTTCAGCACGCTCACCACTCAGCCGGTCGAGGCGCAAAATATCGAGGGGTTGGGTACATTTTCGGATGGGAAATGGCATGTGGTCTTCCGCCGCTCCCTCGCGAGCAAAGATAGCGCGGACGCGAAGTTCGACAAGAGCGGCGAGCTCGCCATCGCCGTATGGGACGGACAGGAAAAAGACCGCAACGGGAAGAAAAGCGTCAGCGAGTGGATTGAATACCGGCTTGAATGA
- a CDS encoding molecular chaperone TorD family protein translates to MPTPSDRAFALARLYQLPAAFFSTKVDADFFRYLATKDADADLTGLAEQLADPELMQSAKQWGQEVAQQTDKESAFEELFEHLSKYVMADTFPPYSARYGNRQLFGEEQIMADVAGFYRAFAVEPNEKERVDHIGLELEFLSFLAFKEAVALQQHDPERASVSREARSRFLQEHVVPFLFAYLDATDRREPNKLMPPLAAFTRALVENELRFFGLKGDPS, encoded by the coding sequence ATGCCAACTCCATCTGACCGCGCGTTCGCCCTCGCGAGGCTTTATCAGCTTCCGGCGGCCTTTTTTTCCACAAAGGTCGATGCTGATTTCTTTCGCTATCTCGCGACGAAAGATGCCGACGCTGATTTAACTGGGCTGGCGGAGCAATTGGCAGACCCGGAATTGATGCAGTCCGCGAAACAGTGGGGGCAAGAAGTAGCGCAACAGACGGACAAAGAGTCGGCGTTCGAAGAACTTTTCGAGCATCTTTCGAAATACGTGATGGCCGATACCTTCCCGCCGTACAGCGCCCGCTACGGAAACCGCCAGCTCTTCGGCGAAGAACAGATCATGGCGGATGTGGCCGGCTTTTACCGGGCGTTCGCCGTCGAGCCGAACGAAAAGGAACGGGTGGATCACATCGGCCTGGAACTCGAATTTCTTTCCTTCCTTGCGTTCAAAGAGGCCGTCGCGCTCCAACAGCACGACCCGGAGCGAGCATCCGTCTCGCGTGAGGCCCGGAGCCGATTTCTCCAGGAGCATGTCGTTCCATTTCTGTTCGCCTACCTCGATGCCACGGATCGCCGGGAACCCAACAAGTTGATGCCTCCGCTCGCGGCGTTCACTCGCGCCCTGGTTGAAAACGAACTGCGCTTTTTTGGCCTTAAAGGAGATCCATCATGA
- a CDS encoding 4Fe-4S dicluster domain-containing protein, whose amino-acid sequence MPKVFNWQIKREMEYPYDAAYPDEQFAFVFNINRCIGCQTCTMSCKSTWTFSKGQEYMWWNNVETKPYGGYPRHWDVKILSMMEKANPEGQVWNGGTFEGKTVFEAAGLVPEFGQQRVLGYLPDDDEWANPNLHEDSPRGARLMKTIAHTEGTELPVHKTWFFYLQRICNHCSYPACLAACPRKALYKRKEDGIVLIDQERCRGYRKCVEACPYKKSMYRPATRTSEKCIGCYPRISGHEPMFPGTPIETRCMCACVGKIRLQGLVKIDPKNGEWKEDRNNPLYYMVKVAKIALPLYPQFGTEPNGYYIPPRWVPRPYLTQMFGPGVDHAIDEYTWPSRETLAVMQLFRAAQPIIFKYKIEQGKKVFETTIRGKKLEVYNDRIIGYDKKGRDVVDVRVEEEVYERPAKHANSI is encoded by the coding sequence ATGCCGAAAGTCTTCAACTGGCAGATCAAACGGGAAATGGAGTACCCCTACGACGCGGCTTATCCCGATGAACAGTTCGCGTTCGTGTTCAACATCAACCGGTGCATCGGGTGCCAAACCTGCACGATGTCCTGCAAATCGACCTGGACGTTCTCCAAAGGACAGGAATACATGTGGTGGAACAACGTCGAAACCAAACCGTACGGCGGATATCCCCGCCACTGGGACGTCAAGATTCTTTCCATGATGGAAAAGGCCAATCCGGAAGGGCAAGTCTGGAACGGCGGGACCTTTGAAGGGAAGACGGTTTTCGAGGCCGCGGGGCTGGTGCCGGAGTTCGGTCAACAGAGAGTGCTCGGCTATCTCCCGGACGACGATGAATGGGCGAACCCCAATCTTCACGAAGACAGTCCCCGCGGGGCGCGCTTGATGAAAACCATCGCGCATACCGAAGGAACCGAGCTGCCGGTCCATAAGACCTGGTTCTTTTACCTTCAGCGCATCTGCAATCATTGCAGCTATCCGGCTTGCCTGGCCGCCTGCCCTCGAAAGGCGCTTTATAAAAGAAAGGAAGATGGAATTGTCCTCATCGACCAGGAGAGATGCCGCGGATACCGAAAGTGCGTGGAAGCGTGTCCTTACAAAAAATCGATGTATCGGCCAGCCACGCGCACATCCGAAAAATGCATCGGCTGCTATCCGCGGATTTCCGGTCACGAACCGATGTTCCCGGGCACACCGATCGAGACCCGCTGCATGTGCGCGTGCGTGGGAAAAATTCGTCTGCAAGGGCTCGTTAAGATCGATCCCAAGAACGGCGAGTGGAAAGAAGATCGAAACAACCCGCTCTATTACATGGTGAAGGTCGCGAAGATCGCCCTTCCGCTTTATCCGCAGTTCGGGACCGAACCCAACGGCTATTACATCCCCCCGCGATGGGTTCCCCGGCCGTATCTCACTCAGATGTTCGGGCCGGGCGTCGATCACGCCATCGACGAATACACATGGCCGTCCCGCGAAACGCTGGCGGTCATGCAGCTTTTCCGCGCCGCCCAGCCGATTATTTTCAAATACAAGATCGAACAGGGGAAAAAGGTGTTCGAAACGACGATCCGAGGGAAAAAACTCGAGGTCTATAACGACCGGATCATCGGATACGACAAAAAGGGTCGCGACGTGGTGGACGTCCGTGTCGAAGAAGAAGTCTATGAAAGGCCGGCGAAACATGCCAACTCCATCTGA